In one window of Lewinella sp. 4G2 DNA:
- a CDS encoding SIMPL domain-containing protein (The SIMPL domain is named for its presence in mouse protein SIMPL (signalling molecule that associates with mouse pelle-like kinase). Bacterial member BP26, from Brucella, was shown to assemble into a channel-like structure, while YggE from E. coli has been associated with resistance to oxidative stress.), translated as MLTRTLFVAFATVLLAFLPCTRGSAQVMGNYQQQNNAASFDNYQPQYRAIPRPAKITDNGKLEFTINSLFNKTADSYLAIFSIFQAGTTAETTNSAMNGRVNALVDKLRGLGVADEDIYVDMVNFLPTYAFETEKKIFSKKTLTEVPTGFQLQKNIHIRYKNPELLDQIVTAAATQEIYDIIKVDYQIDRPQDVYVELRKMAFEYLETIKTRYAENGMRLDTMYFTTAENAWVTYPGDRYQSYTAFASQNLSPQQRGDSNVEQAKKPTLRFYNAIPANDYDLVVNPNLLEPAAQFTYSLKVQFTQPERVPGVITEVRTQYYLMTPEGELRPINISKE; from the coding sequence GTGCTCACCAGAACCCTTTTCGTTGCCTTTGCGACCGTACTGCTTGCCTTCCTCCCCTGCACCCGCGGCAGCGCCCAGGTGATGGGGAATTACCAACAGCAGAATAACGCGGCTTCGTTCGACAATTACCAGCCTCAGTACCGCGCGATACCCCGCCCCGCGAAGATCACGGATAACGGAAAATTGGAATTCACCATCAACTCCCTGTTCAATAAGACGGCGGATAGCTACCTGGCCATCTTCAGTATTTTTCAGGCGGGAACGACCGCCGAAACCACCAACTCGGCCATGAACGGCCGCGTAAACGCGCTGGTGGATAAGCTGCGCGGCCTCGGGGTCGCGGACGAAGATATCTACGTGGATATGGTGAATTTCCTGCCTACCTACGCCTTCGAAACCGAGAAGAAGATCTTCAGTAAAAAGACGCTGACCGAAGTACCCACCGGTTTCCAACTGCAGAAGAATATCCACATCCGCTACAAAAACCCGGAACTATTGGACCAGATCGTCACCGCCGCGGCTACCCAGGAAATCTACGACATCATTAAAGTGGATTACCAGATCGACCGGCCGCAAGACGTCTACGTTGAGCTCCGGAAAATGGCCTTCGAATACCTCGAAACCATCAAAACGCGGTACGCGGAAAACGGAATGCGGCTCGATACGATGTACTTCACCACCGCCGAAAACGCCTGGGTAACTTACCCCGGCGACCGCTACCAAAGCTATACGGCCTTCGCCAGCCAGAACCTGAGCCCCCAGCAACGGGGAGACAGCAACGTGGAGCAGGCAAAAAAACCTACGCTGCGGTTCTACAACGCCATCCCCGCCAACGATTACGACCTGGTGGTGAACCCGAACCTGCTGGAGCCCGCCGCCCAATTTACCTACAGCCTGAAAGTGCAGTTTACCCAACCGGAGCGCGTCCCCGGCGTAATCACCGAAGTCAGAACCCAGTACTACCTGATGACGCCGGAAGGTGAATTGAGACCGATCAATATCTCAAAGGAATAA
- the radA gene encoding DNA repair protein RadA, translated as MAKTKVAFFCRNCGAESPKWMGQCPSCREWNTLVEEKVVKSKNERLNDKPDWRDVNDNAALKNNGNALGPMGKGPKPIPLTDVVAGEVDRLLSPDRELNRVLGGGIVPGSIVLFGGQPGIGKSTLLLQVALRLGHTVLYCSGEESEEQIKMRADRLGGDMSNCYLITETNTSKLLKHAAAIKPDLFIVDSIQTLASPHMDSMAGTVSQVRECSHELQRFAKESGIPTFLIGHITKEGSIAGPKLLEHIVDAVLQFEGDRNYTYRILRTLKNRFGSTDELGIYQMEQSGLREVSNPSELLLSERDEDLSGSAVCATLEGMRPMLVEVQALVSTAVYGSPQRTSTGYDPKRLNMLLAVLEKRAGLPLGNQDVFLNIAGGLKVDDPAVDLSIVAALLSSAMDVTIPPEVAFAGEVGLSGEIRAVTRIEQRIQEADRLGFRRVYVSKYNVKGLDPDRYGIRIITLATVRELYEDLFA; from the coding sequence ATGGCTAAGACGAAAGTTGCCTTCTTCTGCCGCAATTGCGGAGCGGAATCCCCCAAATGGATGGGCCAGTGCCCCAGTTGCCGCGAGTGGAATACGCTGGTGGAGGAAAAGGTCGTGAAGTCAAAAAACGAGCGCCTCAACGACAAGCCGGACTGGCGCGACGTCAACGACAATGCCGCCCTGAAGAACAATGGCAACGCGCTCGGCCCCATGGGCAAAGGGCCCAAGCCCATCCCGCTAACCGACGTCGTTGCCGGCGAAGTCGATCGCCTCCTATCGCCTGACCGGGAACTCAACCGCGTCCTCGGAGGTGGTATCGTACCCGGTTCCATCGTCCTATTTGGTGGGCAACCAGGGATTGGCAAGTCGACCCTGCTGTTGCAAGTAGCCCTGCGCCTCGGGCACACCGTGCTGTACTGCTCCGGCGAAGAGAGTGAAGAACAGATCAAGATGCGGGCCGACCGACTCGGTGGCGATATGTCAAATTGCTACCTCATCACCGAAACCAACACGAGCAAACTGCTGAAGCACGCCGCGGCGATCAAGCCGGACCTCTTCATCGTGGATTCCATCCAAACATTGGCCAGCCCCCACATGGACAGCATGGCCGGGACGGTGAGCCAAGTCCGGGAGTGTTCCCACGAGCTTCAGCGCTTCGCCAAGGAATCCGGTATCCCTACTTTTCTGATTGGCCACATCACGAAGGAAGGGTCGATTGCCGGCCCCAAGCTGCTCGAACACATCGTGGACGCCGTCCTCCAGTTTGAAGGTGACCGGAACTACACCTACCGCATTCTCCGGACGCTCAAAAATCGCTTCGGCAGCACCGACGAACTCGGTATTTACCAGATGGAACAGAGTGGCCTCCGTGAGGTGAGTAACCCCAGTGAACTACTTCTTTCCGAGCGGGACGAGGACCTATCCGGTTCCGCCGTCTGCGCTACGCTGGAAGGGATGCGCCCGATGCTGGTGGAAGTCCAAGCCCTGGTGTCCACGGCCGTGTACGGCTCCCCGCAGCGGACGTCGACGGGCTACGACCCGAAGCGACTCAACATGCTGCTGGCCGTCCTGGAAAAAAGGGCCGGCCTGCCGCTGGGTAACCAGGATGTCTTCCTGAACATTGCCGGTGGCCTCAAGGTGGACGACCCCGCGGTGGACTTATCCATCGTCGCTGCCCTTCTCAGTTCGGCGATGGACGTTACCATTCCCCCGGAGGTGGCCTTCGCCGGTGAGGTAGGCTTGAGTGGGGAGATCCGGGCCGTAACGCGCATCGAGCAACGCATTCAGGAAGCCGACCGCCTGGGCTTCCGGCGGGTCTACGTGAGTAAGTACAACGTGAAGGGTTTGGACCCGGATCGTTACGGCATCCGCATCATCACGCTGGCGACGGTGCGGGAATTGTACGAAGACTTGTTTGCCTAA
- a CDS encoding DUF3140 domain-containing protein, with translation MADKSNQDIYENFYDAVNMQPKELEEWLDTEESKSVGQKTDGKGESVGHKSGRKIVRIKRKKKADLTQDDYDHMNKVVGYINRHTAQRPDGDVTDTDWAYSLKNWGYDPTK, from the coding sequence ATGGCTGATAAATCGAACCAGGACATCTACGAAAACTTTTACGACGCCGTCAATATGCAACCCAAGGAATTGGAGGAGTGGTTGGATACGGAGGAGTCCAAATCCGTCGGCCAAAAAACGGACGGGAAGGGAGAGTCCGTCGGCCATAAATCCGGCCGAAAGATCGTAAGGATCAAACGCAAGAAGAAGGCCGACCTTACGCAGGACGACTACGACCACATGAATAAAGTGGTGGGCTACATCAACCGCCACACCGCCCAGCGCCCCGACGGCGACGTCACCGATACGGACTGGGCCTACAGCCTCAAAAATTGGGGTTACGACCCGACTAAGTAG
- a CDS encoding aldo/keto reductase — translation MRYNKFGTTGFDISKITLGTMTWGKQNTEGEGHEQMDYAIEAGINAFDTAELYAIPSTAEVQGETERIIGTWFNATGMRDQVFLASKVAGPATWASHIRNNNLGFKRDQIDEALGLSLDRLQTDYLDLYQLHWPARKANYFGKRGVHTISNDEWEDNFLAVLESMQDLIQQGTIKHWGLSNETPWGVMRILHLADVHGLPRPVSIQNPYSLLSRGFEVGLAEVCLRENIAGFPYSPLGMGRLTGKYLDGTANASSRLNRFSQYTRYNSEASLLATKAYADIARRHGLNFTQMSLAFVNDRDFNQSTIIGATSLAQLKQNIESAELTLSKDVLREIESVQAQYPDPAV, via the coding sequence ATGCGCTACAACAAATTTGGAACCACCGGATTCGACATCTCAAAGATCACCCTCGGCACGATGACCTGGGGCAAACAAAACACCGAAGGCGAAGGCCACGAGCAGATGGACTACGCCATTGAGGCGGGCATCAACGCTTTCGACACGGCCGAGCTCTACGCCATCCCCAGCACCGCCGAAGTGCAGGGGGAGACGGAACGGATCATCGGTACCTGGTTCAACGCAACCGGAATGCGCGATCAGGTTTTCCTGGCCAGCAAAGTCGCCGGCCCGGCCACGTGGGCGAGCCACATTCGCAATAATAACCTAGGCTTCAAGCGCGACCAGATCGACGAGGCACTGGGCTTAAGCCTCGACCGACTCCAGACGGACTACCTCGACCTCTACCAACTGCACTGGCCCGCCCGGAAGGCGAACTACTTTGGGAAACGGGGCGTCCACACGATAAGCAACGACGAGTGGGAGGATAACTTCCTCGCCGTCCTGGAATCCATGCAGGACCTGATCCAGCAGGGCACCATCAAGCACTGGGGGCTGAGCAACGAGACGCCCTGGGGCGTAATGCGGATCCTGCACCTGGCGGACGTGCACGGGCTACCCCGCCCCGTCAGTATTCAGAACCCCTACAGTTTACTCTCCCGCGGCTTTGAAGTAGGACTCGCGGAAGTGTGTCTGCGGGAAAACATCGCCGGCTTCCCCTACTCCCCCCTCGGGATGGGCCGCCTGACCGGGAAGTACCTCGACGGAACGGCGAACGCATCCTCACGACTTAACCGCTTCAGCCAGTACACCCGCTACAACAGCGAAGCGTCCCTACTGGCGACTAAAGCTTATGCAGACATCGCTAGGCGCCACGGGCTGAACTTTACCCAGATGTCGCTGGCCTTTGTAAATGACCGGGATTTCAACCAGTCCACCATCATTGGGGCAACCTCGTTAGCGCAATTGAAACAAAACATCGAGAGTGCGGAGCTTACCCTTTCGAAGGATGTCTTGCGTGAGATTGAAAGTGTGCAAGCACAGTATCCGGACCCAGCGGTTTAG
- a CDS encoding tetratricopeptide repeat protein — MKNTFFTLLILFTSAAATAQISADSLIQQGIDLHDAGNYAAAIKKYEAAAKLQPDNQLINYEIALSYSTDHQHKQAIKYADKILKADQEYRLNAYLVKANSLDDLGKTKKATKTYEEALERLGEDYLLRFNLGLAQFRAGDREAAEANFILAIDDNFSHASSHFLLATIHADKGSRAQTAMAAYFFLLLEPESPRSEQGRSLLVNALAGGINKQEDGIQLNISTGSLAGGFAALDLILAMKQAKLKGMEELDGGEDQTDLERFVNTSTFLFESLEDEDGNGNIWYDFYAPFFGGVFANGHSEALIYFTLQGGNEDAAKWLEEHPEELEAFTKWLGEE; from the coding sequence ATGAAAAACACCTTTTTTACCCTGCTCATTTTATTCACGTCAGCCGCCGCAACCGCTCAGATTTCGGCCGACTCCTTGATTCAACAGGGTATTGATCTTCACGACGCGGGTAATTACGCCGCGGCCATTAAGAAGTACGAGGCAGCCGCTAAGTTGCAACCGGACAACCAACTCATCAACTACGAGATTGCCCTTAGTTATAGTACGGATCACCAACACAAGCAGGCCATCAAATACGCCGACAAGATCCTGAAGGCTGATCAGGAATACCGGCTGAATGCTTACCTCGTAAAGGCCAATTCGCTGGATGACCTGGGCAAGACAAAGAAGGCGACCAAGACCTACGAAGAAGCGCTCGAGCGCTTGGGAGAAGATTATCTATTGCGGTTCAATCTCGGCCTTGCGCAGTTCCGGGCGGGCGATAGGGAAGCGGCTGAAGCCAACTTCATCCTCGCCATCGACGATAATTTCTCCCACGCCTCCTCCCACTTTCTGCTGGCCACCATCCACGCTGATAAGGGGAGCCGGGCGCAGACGGCCATGGCCGCCTACTTCTTCTTATTGCTTGAGCCAGAATCGCCGCGCTCGGAGCAGGGGCGCTCCCTGCTGGTCAACGCCCTAGCGGGAGGCATCAATAAGCAGGAAGATGGCATTCAGCTCAATATCTCCACGGGTAGCCTGGCGGGAGGCTTTGCGGCCCTGGACCTGATCCTGGCCATGAAACAGGCGAAGCTTAAGGGCATGGAAGAACTCGACGGCGGGGAGGACCAAACCGACCTGGAACGCTTCGTCAATACCAGCACCTTCCTATTCGAAAGCCTTGAGGATGAGGACGGCAACGGCAATATTTGGTACGATTTCTACGCACCCTTTTTCGGCGGCGTATTTGCCAACGGCCACTCCGAAGCCCTCATCTACTTCACGCTTCAGGGTGGCAACGAAGACGCCGCCAAGTGGCTGGAAGAACATCCAGAAGAGCTGGAAGCCTTTACGAAGTGGTTGGGTGAGGAATAA